The following proteins are co-located in the Wenzhouxiangella marina genome:
- the aceA gene encoding isocitrate lyase: MNANRIIELQKQWLEDPRWKGVERPYDAAEVMRLRGSVTIEHTLARMGAEKLWKMIHEEDYVNALGALTGNQAMQQVRAGLKAIYLSGWQVAADANLAGQMYPDQSLYPADSVPAVVRRINNTFIRADQIQSSEGEGDIDWFAPIVADAEAGFGGVLNAHELMKDMIAAGAAGVHFEDQLASAKKCGHMGGKVLVPTQEAVQKLVAARLAADICNVPTLIVARTDAMGANLLTSDIDERDQPFVTGERTSEGFYRIKAGLDSAIARGLAYAPYADLVWCETSTPSLEQAKAFSEAIRAEYPDKLLAYNCSPSFNWKKNLSDQDIARFQRELGAMGYKFQFITLAGFHALNHSMFQLARGYKARQMSAYVELQEAEFAAESQGYTATRHQREVGTGYFDQLTQAISSGQSSLSALSGSTEEEQFDAA, encoded by the coding sequence ATGAACGCCAACCGCATCATCGAACTGCAGAAACAATGGCTCGAGGATCCGCGCTGGAAGGGCGTGGAGCGCCCCTATGACGCTGCCGAGGTGATGCGCCTGCGCGGCAGTGTCACGATCGAACACACCCTGGCCCGGATGGGCGCCGAGAAGCTGTGGAAGATGATTCACGAGGAAGACTACGTGAACGCACTGGGGGCCCTGACCGGCAACCAGGCCATGCAGCAGGTGCGGGCCGGCCTCAAGGCGATCTACCTGTCCGGTTGGCAGGTCGCGGCCGACGCCAACCTGGCCGGCCAGATGTACCCGGACCAGTCGCTCTACCCGGCCGATTCCGTGCCCGCCGTGGTGCGCCGGATCAACAACACCTTCATCCGTGCCGATCAGATCCAGAGCTCGGAAGGCGAGGGCGATATCGACTGGTTCGCGCCGATCGTGGCCGATGCCGAGGCCGGTTTCGGTGGCGTGCTCAACGCCCACGAGCTGATGAAGGACATGATCGCGGCCGGTGCGGCCGGCGTGCACTTCGAGGACCAGCTGGCTTCGGCCAAGAAATGCGGGCACATGGGCGGCAAGGTGCTGGTCCCGACCCAGGAAGCCGTGCAGAAGCTGGTCGCCGCCCGACTGGCCGCCGACATCTGCAACGTGCCGACCCTGATCGTCGCGCGCACCGACGCCATGGGTGCCAATCTGCTGACCTCGGACATCGATGAGCGCGACCAGCCCTTCGTGACCGGTGAGCGCACCTCGGAAGGCTTCTACCGCATCAAGGCCGGTCTGGACTCGGCGATCGCCCGCGGCCTGGCCTATGCACCGTATGCCGATCTGGTCTGGTGCGAGACTTCCACGCCGAGCCTGGAGCAGGCCAAGGCCTTCAGCGAAGCCATCCGTGCGGAGTATCCCGACAAGCTGCTGGCCTACAACTGCTCGCCGAGCTTCAACTGGAAGAAGAACCTGTCGGATCAGGACATCGCCCGCTTCCAGCGCGAGCTGGGTGCGATGGGCTACAAGTTCCAGTTCATCACCCTGGCGGGCTTCCACGCCCTCAACCATTCCATGTTCCAGCTCGCGCGCGGCTACAAGGCCCGTCAGATGTCGGCCTACGTGGAGCTGCAGGAGGCCGAGTTCGCGGCCGAGTCGCAGGGCTATACCGCCACGCGTCATCAGCGCGAGGTCGGGACCGGCTACTTCGATCAGCTGACCCAGGCGATCAGCTCCGGTCAGAGCTCCCTGAGCGCCCTGAGTGGTTCGACCGAAGAGGAACAGTTCGACGCGGCCTGA
- the clpS gene encoding ATP-dependent Clp protease adapter ClpS: protein MSEHEHPTDGATGDGLALQEARPKVRKPPLYKVVVLNDDYTPMDFVVQVLQRFFGLSHDKATTIMLHVHTRGRGVAGVYTYEIAETKVVMVNDYAREHEHPLQCTLEEAGD from the coding sequence ATGAGCGAACACGAACACCCCACCGACGGCGCGACCGGCGACGGACTGGCCCTGCAGGAGGCCAGGCCCAAGGTCCGCAAACCCCCGCTTTACAAGGTCGTCGTGCTCAATGACGACTACACGCCCATGGACTTCGTGGTCCAGGTGCTCCAGCGCTTCTTCGGGCTGTCCCACGACAAGGCCACCACGATCATGCTGCACGTGCACACGCGGGGACGAGGCGTGGCAGGCGTCTACACCTACGAGATTGCCGAAACCAAGGTCGTCATGGTCAATGACTACGCTCGAGAGCACGAACACCCCCTGCAGTGCACGCTCGAAGAGGCCGGGGACTGA
- the clpA gene encoding ATP-dependent Clp protease ATP-binding subunit ClpA: MFSKDLELSISQAYHTARSKRHEFLTVEHLLLALLDNPSARDVLDACSIDIKRLGHDLSQVLDETIPVLSAGDQRDTQPTVGFQRVLQRALYHVQSAERKEVLGANVLVAMFGEKDSHAVYLMGQQDLSRLDVVNFISHGISKKGDAVEPSAAEAKSEAEAGGEDSSALSAYAINLNERAREDRIDPLIGRDMEVERTIQILCRRRKNNPLYVGESGVGKTALAEGLARRIVEGDVPDILKDAEIWSLDLGALLAGTKYRGDFEKRLKAVLAELKAREKSILFVDEIHTIIGAGAASGGVMDASNLIKPVLANGELRCIGSTTFEEYRGVFEKDRALARRFQKIDIVEPSVGETIEILNGLKHRFEEHHGVRYLPEGLEAAATLSARHINDRHLPDKAIDVIDEAGARERLKPESERVEAIGVHEIEEVVARMARIPPRQVSRSDRDALKTLERDLKMVVFGQDDAITTLASAIKMSRSGLADADRPIGSFLFAGPTGVGKTEITRQLALTLGIELIRFDMSEYMEAHTVSRLVGAPPGYVGFDRGGLLTEAVTQTPHAVLLLDEIEKAHPDVYNLLLQIMDHGKLTDANGRSADFRNVILVMTTNAGAALMHRRGIGFTRADHSTDGMEAIRRQFTPEFRNRLDAIIQFRPLPFEVILKVVDKFLMDLENQLADKGVTLDVDSAARNWLAEHGFDEQMGARPMKRVIQDAIKRPLADQLLFGELAERGGRVSVSLNPAGDGLDLEVDATVGTDLAPTEPEAG, translated from the coding sequence ATGTTCAGCAAAGATCTCGAACTGTCCATCTCACAGGCCTACCACACGGCCCGCAGCAAACGACACGAGTTCCTGACCGTCGAGCACCTGCTGCTGGCGCTGCTGGACAATCCGTCGGCCCGCGATGTGCTGGACGCGTGCAGCATCGACATCAAACGGCTGGGACACGACCTCAGTCAGGTCCTCGACGAGACCATTCCGGTGCTCTCTGCCGGCGATCAGCGCGACACGCAGCCGACCGTCGGCTTCCAGCGCGTACTTCAGCGCGCGCTCTATCACGTGCAGTCCGCCGAGCGGAAGGAAGTGCTGGGCGCCAACGTTCTGGTCGCCATGTTCGGAGAAAAGGACTCGCACGCCGTCTATCTGATGGGTCAGCAGGACCTGTCGCGCCTGGACGTCGTCAATTTCATTTCCCACGGCATCAGCAAGAAGGGCGATGCCGTCGAGCCCTCGGCGGCCGAAGCGAAGAGCGAAGCAGAGGCCGGAGGCGAGGACAGTTCGGCCCTGTCGGCCTACGCCATCAATCTGAACGAACGAGCCCGCGAGGACCGCATCGATCCCCTCATCGGCCGCGACATGGAAGTCGAGCGAACGATCCAGATTCTCTGCCGTCGGCGCAAGAACAATCCGCTCTACGTCGGCGAGTCGGGCGTGGGCAAGACGGCGCTGGCCGAGGGCCTGGCGCGCCGGATCGTCGAGGGCGACGTACCGGACATCCTCAAGGACGCGGAAATCTGGTCACTGGACCTGGGTGCGCTGCTGGCGGGCACCAAGTACCGGGGTGACTTCGAGAAGCGCCTCAAGGCGGTGCTGGCCGAACTCAAGGCCCGGGAGAAGTCGATTCTCTTCGTCGATGAGATCCACACCATCATCGGCGCCGGCGCCGCCTCCGGCGGGGTCATGGACGCCTCCAATCTGATCAAGCCGGTGCTCGCCAACGGTGAGCTGCGCTGCATCGGGTCGACCACCTTCGAGGAATACCGAGGCGTGTTCGAAAAGGATCGCGCTCTGGCCCGGCGCTTCCAGAAGATCGATATCGTCGAGCCCTCCGTGGGCGAGACGATCGAGATCCTGAACGGGCTCAAGCATCGCTTCGAGGAGCACCATGGCGTGCGCTACCTGCCCGAAGGCCTGGAGGCCGCCGCCACCCTGTCCGCGCGTCATATCAATGACCGGCACCTGCCGGACAAGGCGATCGATGTGATCGACGAAGCGGGCGCCCGCGAGCGCCTGAAGCCGGAAAGCGAGCGTGTCGAGGCGATCGGCGTCCATGAGATCGAGGAAGTCGTGGCCCGGATGGCGCGGATTCCGCCGCGTCAGGTGTCGCGCTCGGATCGGGATGCGCTCAAGACCCTGGAGCGCGACCTGAAGATGGTCGTGTTCGGACAGGATGACGCCATCACGACCCTGGCCTCGGCGATCAAGATGTCTCGCTCCGGCCTCGCCGATGCCGATCGGCCGATCGGAAGCTTCCTGTTCGCCGGGCCCACCGGCGTCGGCAAGACCGAGATCACCCGCCAGCTGGCCCTGACCCTGGGCATCGAGCTGATCCGCTTCGACATGTCGGAATACATGGAGGCGCACACGGTCTCGCGCCTGGTCGGTGCGCCGCCGGGCTACGTCGGTTTCGACCGCGGTGGCCTGCTGACCGAAGCCGTCACCCAGACCCCGCACGCCGTGCTGCTGCTGGATGAAATCGAAAAGGCCCACCCCGACGTCTACAACCTGTTGCTGCAGATCATGGACCACGGCAAGTTGACCGATGCGAACGGGCGTTCGGCGGACTTCCGCAACGTGATTCTGGTCATGACCACCAATGCCGGGGCGGCCCTGATGCATCGCCGCGGGATCGGCTTCACCCGGGCCGATCATTCGACCGACGGCATGGAGGCGATTCGTCGCCAGTTCACCCCGGAGTTCCGCAATCGCCTGGACGCGATCATCCAGTTCCGGCCATTGCCCTTCGAGGTAATTCTGAAAGTCGTCGACAAGTTCCTGATGGACCTGGAAAACCAGCTGGCGGACAAGGGCGTGACCCTGGACGTCGACAGCGCGGCCCGGAACTGGCTGGCCGAGCATGGCTTCGATGAACAGATGGGCGCCCGTCCGATGAAGCGCGTGATCCAGGACGCGATCAAACGGCCCCTGGCCGACCAGTTGCTGTTCGGGGAGCTGGCCGAGCGGGGTGGCAGGGTGAGCGTGTCGCTGAATCCGGCCGGGGACGGCCTGGATCTCGAGGTCGATGCAACGGTGGGCACGGATCTGGCACCCACCGAGCCCGAGGCGGGCTGA
- the infA gene encoding translation initiation factor IF-1, protein MPKDDHIEMEGKVLDTLPNTMFRVELDNGHIITAHISGRMRKNYIRILTGDRVKVEMTPYDLSKGRITYRMK, encoded by the coding sequence ATGCCGAAAGACGATCATATCGAAATGGAGGGCAAGGTCCTCGATACCCTGCCCAACACCATGTTCCGTGTCGAGCTCGACAACGGACACATCATCACGGCCCATATCTCCGGCCGCATGCGCAAGAACTACATCCGCATCCTGACCGGCGATCGCGTCAAGGTCGAGATGACGCCCTACGATCTGAGCAAGGGCCGCATCACCTACCGGATGAAATAA
- a CDS encoding glycosyltransferase family 39 protein gives MSSASPSNPAAPRASIVVPTLNEADSISELIERILASMPEDISFETLVVDDASEDGTAALARKWSDRHPVRVIERQGPRDLSGSVLDGAREARGEWVVVMDADGSHPPERIGALLRPLLENRCDLTVGSRHAPGGATEGWPIHRHLASGLATALAWPFTEVRDPMAGFFATRRERLLALPGHAAGYKILLELLVQGGDSLRTEEVPIRFEDRQKGRSKLGLKQQLTYLKRLTYLAGGRVSGSSAGKFILVGLSGMLVDLLIFQALIGQQARLGTAHMASFVVATLTNFALNYRWTFRGDAQAELSLPLRYLRFFIVAVMALMIRGGVLVLLVDVLGLSPMAAIVPAIVVTAGVNYLGSAFYVFASTASGIVPRVRWHLAILGLLLYVVILRLLYMGHVALIPDEMYYWVYSQRPDLSYLDHPPLVAWLIAAGTRIAGDTIFGVRLMLIPLTLVTAWLVYLYGATMGGRTAGLMGVLAVTVLPFFSLSGLLMTPDASMLLAWVGALYCFKRALIDDSPAAFIGLGLAMGIGLLSKYSIALLALAGLIFMLGDRRCWHWFRRPEPYLAVLLTTLIVSPVLVWNAENQWASLWFQSTRRLFENPEFASHLVIVYALLLLSPVVAIAGFIALGPVGRRLAPDPRKRRFMVIMTAVPLGFFLVYGLFTVVKFHWTLPAWIALLPMIAALLSPPGTEPEAAQRPSWQHRLAAAWVPSILVLVLAYGLLLHALTLGLPGLRMTDFGTGYLSWQEAASEIQAIEREIEAQTGQQPIIASTTKWSGAAALAWQYRDRGFEHLTGQNLIGMSGSMWEYWFDETTDPDRPVLLFNRSPKLIDEPWLEQALIRLGPLEHRHLEQSGTTGGELYYRIGQGFRPEQLRTPDRIPD, from the coding sequence ATGTCCTCCGCTTCGCCGTCCAACCCGGCCGCCCCACGCGCATCGATCGTGGTGCCCACGCTCAACGAGGCCGACAGCATCTCGGAATTGATCGAGCGAATCCTGGCCAGCATGCCCGAGGACATTTCCTTCGAGACCCTGGTGGTCGACGATGCCTCCGAGGATGGCACCGCGGCCTTGGCGAGGAAGTGGAGCGACCGGCATCCGGTGCGGGTGATCGAGCGCCAGGGCCCCCGCGACCTGTCCGGATCGGTCCTCGATGGCGCCCGGGAGGCTCGGGGCGAGTGGGTCGTGGTGATGGATGCCGATGGCTCGCATCCGCCGGAGCGCATCGGCGCCCTGCTCCGCCCCCTGCTGGAGAACCGTTGCGATCTCACGGTCGGATCGCGGCACGCGCCCGGTGGCGCCACCGAAGGCTGGCCGATCCACCGTCATCTGGCCTCGGGCCTGGCCACGGCTCTGGCCTGGCCCTTCACCGAGGTGCGTGATCCGATGGCGGGCTTCTTCGCCACGCGCCGTGAGCGCCTGCTCGCCCTGCCGGGTCACGCGGCCGGCTACAAGATCCTTCTCGAACTACTGGTCCAGGGCGGCGATTCACTGCGCACGGAAGAAGTCCCGATCCGCTTCGAGGACCGCCAGAAGGGCCGCTCCAAGCTTGGCCTGAAGCAGCAGCTGACCTACCTCAAGCGCTTGACCTATCTGGCCGGGGGGCGCGTGTCGGGCAGCAGTGCCGGCAAGTTCATCCTGGTGGGCCTGAGCGGGATGCTGGTCGACCTGTTGATCTTCCAGGCCCTGATCGGGCAGCAGGCCCGGCTCGGCACGGCCCATATGGCCAGTTTCGTCGTCGCCACCCTGACCAATTTCGCGCTCAACTACCGCTGGACCTTCCGCGGAGACGCCCAGGCCGAACTGTCCCTGCCATTGCGCTATCTGCGCTTCTTCATCGTCGCCGTCATGGCGCTGATGATCCGCGGCGGCGTGCTGGTCCTGCTGGTCGACGTGCTCGGCCTGTCACCGATGGCCGCGATCGTGCCGGCCATCGTGGTGACCGCGGGCGTCAACTATCTGGGCTCGGCCTTCTACGTCTTCGCTTCGACCGCCTCGGGCATCGTCCCGCGCGTGCGGTGGCATCTGGCGATCCTGGGGCTGCTGCTCTACGTGGTCATCCTGCGACTCCTGTACATGGGCCACGTCGCGCTGATTCCGGACGAGATGTACTACTGGGTCTACAGCCAGCGCCCGGACCTGAGCTACCTGGACCACCCGCCCCTGGTCGCCTGGCTGATCGCGGCCGGCACCCGGATCGCCGGCGACACGATCTTCGGCGTGCGCCTGATGCTGATCCCTCTGACCCTGGTCACCGCCTGGCTGGTCTACCTGTACGGCGCCACCATGGGCGGCAGGACCGCCGGCCTGATGGGCGTGCTGGCGGTGACGGTCCTGCCCTTCTTTTCGCTCTCCGGCTTGCTGATGACGCCGGACGCCTCCATGCTGCTGGCCTGGGTCGGCGCCCTGTATTGCTTCAAGCGCGCCCTGATCGACGACTCGCCCGCGGCCTTCATCGGGCTCGGCCTGGCCATGGGCATCGGCCTGCTGTCGAAGTACAGCATCGCCCTGCTCGCCCTGGCCGGGCTGATCTTCATGCTCGGAGACCGACGTTGCTGGCACTGGTTCAGGCGCCCGGAACCCTATCTGGCCGTGCTGCTGACCACCCTGATCGTCAGCCCCGTGCTGGTCTGGAACGCAGAGAACCAATGGGCCTCGCTCTGGTTCCAGAGCACCCGCCGATTGTTCGAGAACCCGGAGTTCGCCAGCCATCTGGTGATCGTCTACGCCCTCCTGCTGCTGTCACCGGTGGTCGCGATCGCCGGATTCATCGCACTGGGCCCGGTGGGCAGGCGCCTCGCACCCGATCCGCGCAAGCGGCGCTTCATGGTGATCATGACCGCGGTCCCCCTTGGCTTCTTTCTGGTCTACGGTCTGTTCACCGTGGTCAAGTTCCATTGGACCCTGCCCGCCTGGATCGCCCTGCTGCCGATGATCGCCGCCCTGCTCAGCCCGCCGGGCACCGAGCCCGAAGCCGCGCAGCGCCCGTCCTGGCAGCACCGTCTCGCCGCGGCCTGGGTGCCGAGCATTCTGGTGCTGGTACTGGCCTATGGCCTGCTGTTGCACGCCCTGACCCTGGGTCTGCCGGGCTTGCGGATGACGGATTTCGGCACCGGTTACCTGAGCTGGCAGGAAGCCGCGTCCGAAATCCAGGCGATCGAACGGGAGATCGAGGCGCAGACCGGCCAGCAGCCGATCATTGCCTCGACGACGAAGTGGAGTGGCGCGGCCGCACTGGCCTGGCAGTACCGAGACCGCGGCTTCGAGCATCTGACCGGCCAGAACCTGATCGGCATGAGCGGTTCGATGTGGGAATACTGGTTCGACGAGACGACCGATCCCGACCGCCCGGTCCTGTTGTTCAATCGAAGCCCGAAGCTGATCGACGAGCCCTGGCTGGAACAGGCCCTGATCAGGCTCGGCCCGCTCGAGCATCGACACCTGGAGCAAAGCGGCACGACGGGCGGGGAGCTGTACTACCGAATCGGGCAGGGCTTCCGGCCGGAGCAGCTCCGAACGCCGGATCGGATTCCCGATTGA
- a CDS encoding serine/threonine-protein kinase — MDSVGVLDQPGMSDIKKFDYSSAIGREFGNYVIMRELGRGAMGAVFIGYQRTLKRQVAIKLLPKALAETQLAQQQFRDEAETVAILDHPNLITIFDTGEDDEYFFQVMQLVDGQDLRQILSKLARHPVPARRLMPMNHVQRLTLEMLAGLEAAHEAGVIHQDLKPANLLIENRRGRLLIADFGIAKAKQAEYAAQGRVVGTPIYVSPEQASAKDTDHRTDLYAVGVILLQLLAGKLPVRKEDARKILVRKIQQPDTFLLQRPSECHPRITPAIERIVLRAMASRPERRFQTAKHFSDALMEAWS, encoded by the coding sequence ATGGATTCAGTGGGCGTCTTGGACCAGCCGGGCATGTCGGACATCAAGAAATTCGACTACAGCAGCGCGATCGGCCGCGAGTTCGGCAACTACGTGATCATGCGCGAACTCGGCCGCGGCGCCATGGGCGCAGTGTTCATCGGCTACCAGCGCACCCTGAAACGGCAGGTGGCGATCAAGCTGCTGCCCAAGGCGCTGGCCGAAACCCAGCTGGCCCAGCAGCAGTTCCGGGACGAAGCCGAGACGGTGGCCATTCTCGATCATCCCAACCTGATCACCATCTTCGACACCGGCGAAGACGACGAGTACTTCTTCCAGGTGATGCAGCTGGTCGACGGACAGGACCTGCGCCAGATCCTGAGCAAGCTCGCACGGCACCCGGTGCCGGCGCGCCGCCTGATGCCGATGAACCACGTGCAGCGCCTGACGCTGGAAATGCTTGCCGGTCTGGAGGCGGCCCACGAGGCCGGCGTCATCCACCAGGACCTCAAACCCGCCAATCTGCTGATCGAGAACCGTCGAGGCCGACTCCTGATCGCCGATTTCGGTATCGCCAAGGCCAAGCAGGCCGAATACGCGGCGCAGGGTCGGGTCGTCGGCACGCCGATCTACGTCTCCCCGGAACAGGCCTCAGCCAAGGACACGGACCATCGCACGGACCTGTACGCCGTCGGCGTGATCCTTCTTCAGCTCCTGGCCGGCAAGCTGCCGGTCCGGAAGGAAGACGCTCGCAAGATTCTCGTCCGCAAGATCCAGCAACCCGACACGTTTCTGCTGCAACGCCCCAGCGAGTGCCATCCCCGCATCACGCCGGCGATCGAGCGCATCGTGCTGCGCGCCATGGCGAGCCGACCGGAGCGCCGGTTCCAGACCGCCAAGCACTTTTCCGACGCCCTCATGGAAGCGTGGAGCTGA
- a CDS encoding arginine deiminase family protein yields MPIRIALNSEIGPLDTVVVHTPGQEMENMTPETAAEVLYDDILSLPLALREHQQLTGVLSKVAQVVEFRTLLAEVLEQDHVRRSLVVELVSLYDCHELRDDLLDLPSEVLARQLIEGTPKLSISLEKFLSPTPYAIPPLPNTFFTRDATMCLNDRVIIGSMAYKARVAEALLLKAMFKHHPDIGSRGFYFDGTENRDSEVTIEGGDLLVIREDLVVIGYSERTSLAGIDQLMRSIASQGPVRNFIVVEIPKTRATIHLDMIFTMVDRDKCVVFPPLITGPHRCRAFHCRFDRGDQASIREYACVLEALSALGVDLEPVPCGGSEQFNQEREQWASGANFFAFGPGQIVGYAHNQHTVEALSKAGFNVAESREVISGQRVIDAGERVVVTIDGAELSRGGGGCRCMTMPLARRELD; encoded by the coding sequence ATGCCCATTCGCATTGCACTCAATTCGGAGATCGGCCCCCTGGATACGGTGGTCGTGCACACGCCGGGACAGGAAATGGAGAACATGACCCCGGAAACGGCCGCCGAGGTGCTCTACGACGACATCCTGAGCCTGCCGCTGGCCCTGCGCGAGCATCAGCAGCTCACCGGCGTGCTGAGCAAGGTGGCCCAGGTCGTCGAGTTCAGGACCCTGCTGGCCGAGGTTCTGGAGCAGGACCATGTCCGACGCTCCCTCGTCGTCGAGCTGGTCAGCCTCTACGACTGCCACGAGCTGCGCGACGATCTCCTCGATCTGCCGTCCGAGGTGCTGGCCCGGCAGCTGATCGAAGGCACGCCGAAGCTGAGTATCAGCCTGGAAAAGTTTCTCAGCCCGACGCCCTACGCCATTCCACCCTTACCGAACACCTTCTTCACGCGCGATGCAACGATGTGCCTGAACGACCGGGTGATCATCGGATCGATGGCCTACAAGGCGCGCGTGGCCGAAGCCTTGCTGCTCAAGGCCATGTTCAAGCACCACCCCGACATCGGTTCGCGGGGCTTCTACTTCGATGGCACGGAGAATCGTGATTCGGAGGTGACCATCGAAGGCGGGGACCTGCTCGTCATTCGCGAGGACCTGGTCGTCATCGGCTACTCCGAGCGGACCTCGCTGGCCGGCATCGATCAGTTGATGCGCTCCATTGCCAGCCAGGGGCCGGTCCGTAACTTCATCGTCGTCGAGATTCCCAAGACACGGGCCACAATCCACCTGGACATGATCTTCACCATGGTCGATCGCGACAAGTGCGTGGTCTTCCCGCCGCTGATCACCGGCCCCCATCGCTGCCGTGCCTTCCATTGCCGCTTCGACCGTGGCGATCAGGCCAGCATCCGCGAGTACGCATGCGTACTGGAGGCCCTGAGCGCGCTCGGGGTGGATCTGGAGCCCGTGCCCTGCGGTGGTTCGGAGCAGTTCAACCAGGAGCGCGAGCAGTGGGCCAGCGGCGCCAACTTCTTCGCCTTCGGGCCCGGCCAGATCGTCGGGTATGCGCACAACCAGCACACCGTCGAGGCCCTGTCGAAGGCCGGATTCAATGTCGCCGAGTCACGAGAGGTCATCTCGGGTCAGCGCGTGATCGACGCCGGGGAACGGGTGGTGGTGACCATCGATGGGGCGGAACTGTCGCGCGGCGGCGGTGGCTGCCGTTGCATGACCATGCCGCTGGCCCGCCGGGAGCTGGACTGA
- the prfB gene encoding peptide chain release factor 2 (programmed frameshift), which translates to MEQTALKTLHDDLERRVAALRGYLDYDGKVERLEEVTRELEDPTVWDDPENAQALGKERSELDRSVSLQRTVIDGVRDAGELLEMALAEDDEDTLDSVGEDLKRLERLVGELEFQRMFSGEMDTRPCYIDIQAGSGGTEAQDWAEILLRMYLRWAESRGWKAELVEVSAGDVAGIKSATIHVEGDHAFGWCRTETGVHRLVRKSPFDSGNRRHTSFASVFVSPEVDDNIDIEIDPSDLRVDVYRASGAGGQHVNRTESAVRITHLPSGIVVQCQTDRSQHKNKDRAMGQLRAKLYEMELQKQREKAQAAEDEKADIGWGSQIRNYVLDQSRIKDLRTGLERTDTQKVLDGDLDEFVAASLKAGLE; encoded by the exons ATGGAACAGACCGCACTGAAGACCCTGCACGATGACCTGGAGCGCCGCGTTGCTGCGCTTAGGGGGTATCTT GACTACGATGGCAAGGTAGAACGCCTCGAAGAAGTCACCCGGGAACTCGAAGATCCCACGGTCTGGGATGATCCAGAAAACGCGCAGGCCCTGGGCAAGGAACGCTCCGAGCTCGACCGTTCGGTCAGCCTCCAGCGCACGGTGATCGACGGCGTTCGTGACGCCGGCGAGCTCCTTGAAATGGCCCTGGCCGAAGACGACGAAGACACCCTGGACAGCGTCGGTGAGGACCTGAAACGCCTGGAGCGCCTGGTCGGGGAGCTGGAATTCCAGCGCATGTTCTCCGGCGAAATGGACACGCGTCCCTGCTACATCGACATCCAGGCCGGCTCCGGCGGCACCGAAGCCCAGGACTGGGCCGAAATTCTCCTGCGCATGTACCTGCGCTGGGCCGAATCCCGGGGCTGGAAGGCCGAGCTGGTCGAAGTCTCGGCCGGGGACGTGGCGGGCATCAAGTCGGCGACCATCCATGTCGAGGGGGATCATGCCTTCGGCTGGTGCCGGACCGAGACCGGAGTCCACCGTCTGGTTCGCAAGTCGCCCTTCGACTCGGGCAACCGCCGCCACACCTCCTTCGCCAGCGTGTTCGTCTCGCCCGAGGTCGATGACAACATCGACATCGAGATCGACCCCTCCGATCTGCGCGTCGACGTCTATCGGGCCTCGGGCGCCGGCGGTCAGCACGTCAACCGGACCGAATCGGCCGTCCGCATCACCCACCTTCCCAGTGGAATCGTGGTGCAGTGCCAGACCGACCGCTCGCAGCACAAGAACAAGGACCGGGCCATGGGCCAGCTGCGCGCCAAACTCTACGAAATGGAGCTGCAGAAGCAGCGCGAGAAGGCACAGGCCGCCGAGGACGAGAAGGCCGACATCGGCTGGGGCAGTCAGATTCGGAACTACGTGCTCGATCAATCCCGAATCAAGGACTTGCGCACGGGCCTCGAACGCACCGACACGCAGAAGGTGCTCGATGGCGACCTCGACGAGTTCGTTGCCGCCTCACTGAAAGCCGGACTGGAATAA